CCTCCATTTTTGTATTTCGCGGCGGGTTCAGCAATCGACTCACACGATACCCTGCCGCCCGCGCTGCCCCCGGCAGGCGGCTTGCTGGGGAGTATATTCGCGGGGGCGTCGGTTTTCAGTTCAATCATCGGGCAGTTCGCGCCAGGCGTTGGCGCGGAGGGGGGTGTTCAGGCCCTCGCGCAGGAGGCGGCAGAATTCGCGCCGGGGGATTTCCCGGGCGCCGAGGCGCGCGAGGTGCGGGTTGGCCACCTGGCAATCGATCATCGGGATGCCCCAGGCGCGTGCGGCGCGGCTCAGGGTGTACATGGCGATCTTGGAGGCGTCGTCGCGGCGGGAGAACATGGACTCGCCGAAGAACATGCCACCGATGGCGACGCCGTAGAGGCCGCCGGCGAGTTCGCCGTTTTCCCAGCATTCGAGGGAGTGGGCATAGCCATGCTGGTTCAGCCGGATATACGCAGTTTCCATGGCCGGCGTTATCCAGGTGCCGTCCTGTCCTCCGCGCGGGGTCTCGGCGCAGGCGCGGATGACGCGATCGAAGGCGCGGTCGATGGTGATCTCAAAGGGGCGCTGGCGGATGGTGCGCGCGAGGCGTCGGGAGCAGTGAAAATCCTCCGGGAAGAGGACCATGCGCGGGTCGGGCGACCACCAGAGCAGCGGCTCGCCGCGGGAGTACCACGGGAAGATACCGGAGCGGTAGGCGAGGAGCAGGCGCGCTTCGGAGAGGTCGCCGCCGACCGCGAGCAGGCCGTCTTCCGCCAGGTGTACGGGGGGAAAGGCGATATGTCGGGTCAGCTGGAATACGGGCATGGTGTCGGAGCGGGTATCCCGGCCTGGATCAGCGCGCGGGGCGGACGAGGCTGAGGGGGACCTTGATGACGACTTTGCGGACGGTTTCCACGACGCCGCCGACCAGCTGCTGGGCCATGTGGGCATCCTCGGGGAAATAGACCGAGAAATAGCCGGGCGCGTTGATGACGGAGCCGGTGATGGACGCTGGCTTTTCGAAGAGTACGTAGTCGTTCTCCGCGTCGTAGGGCTGTGACGCGACCAGTCCGCTGCGCTCGTACCAGTCGATGGCCTCGGCGCCCACGAGCGACATCTGAATGTCGACGTGGGTGTCGTGGGCCTCGATCACGCCGCCTTCCGGGCCCCGGGTGGGGTAGGACATGACGCGGTAGCGCAATGCGGAATCCGGTATGGGGACCAGGCCATCGTTGTCGGGGCTGCCGACCGGCAGCTGTTCGAGAAAGGTGAAGGCGCTTTCCCAGACGGGGCCCTGGAAGTAGTGACGCCAATCGGCGAGTCGTGCGGCAATCATGGTGGAATCTCCGGGGGGATGGCAATGGCTTTTGGCGCGATGTCGAGGTCCCGCAGGAGGTTTCTGACGGCGTCGGTCTCCATCCGGCGCCGGCACTGGACCGTGTAGGTGGCGGTGTGCGGCGTCAGGAGCACCTGCGGGTATCGGGTGAGGGGGCCGGTATAGGGTTCCTCCCAGAAGGCATCGAACCAGGCGCCCTTCACCTTACCGGAATCGAGCGCGCCAAGCAACGCGGACTCGTCGACCAGGCCGCCGCGCGCGCTGTTGAGCAGCAGGACGCCGTAGTTCATTCGGGCGAAGGCGTTTGCATTGAGCAGACAGGCTTCGCCGCTCGCGTGAAGGGAGATCATATCGGCGCGCTGGAAGCCGTCTTCGATTGAGACGATTTTTACGCCGGGCGGGGCCGAATCGGGGTTGAGCGCGGGGTCGGCGGCGAGGACATCCGCGCCGAAGGCCTGGAGCAGTTCCGCTACGCGGCTCCCGATGCGGCCGCATCCGACGAGGAGCACCGTGGCGCCTCGCAGGCCGAGGCCGATGGATTTGGCCCATTCGCCGTGGTGCAGGGCGTCGTTGGCGGGGACGATGCCGCGGGCCAGGGTCAGCAGTGCGGCGAGGGTCATTTCGGCGACGGCGTCGATGGGGCCCTCGGGCGTACTGGAGACACGGACGCCAAACTCGCGGGCGGCGTCGAAGTCGACGTTGGCGACGCCGATGCCGACGCGGGCGAGGGCCTTGAGGCGGGGGTGGGCGGCCTGAAGCACGGCGCGGTTCAGCGGCTCCAGGCCCGCGATCAGGCCATCCACGCCCTGGAGGTGCGCGATGATCTCGGATTCGGTGAGGCGGCGTCCGCAGGGATTGGGCTTCACCTGGACGCCGGCCGCTTCCAGCATGCGCAGGGGTTCGGGGTCTTTCTCGGCGAAGGTGGAGGGGCCGATGGCGACGGTAAGGCTCATGGCGTGGCGTCTCCGGGTTGCGGCGCATCGATCGCGCGCAGAAAGGCGGGGTCGTCCCGGTAGATGGCGTGGACGAGCTCCATGGCCTTCAGGGCCTGTTCGGAACTGCCTGAACAGACGGGGGTGTTGTTTCGGACGCACGCGAGGAAGGCGTCAATTTCGGCGGCCCAGCTTGGATCTTCGTCGAAGTACATGGTTTCTTCGAGGGGCGGTCCGCCTCCCTCGGATGGCCTGCGCGCGATGGTGAGGGTTTCGTCGCCATAGCGTCTGCTGCCGGAGAGGATGCCGTCGACGGAGAGGTAGCCGCGCTGCAGGTAAACCTCGAAGGTGAAACGGTGTTTCCACTGGGTGCTGGAGCTGTGCACCTGGGCGATGCGGCCGGCGGCGTCCCGAAGGAGCGCAAAGGCGTTGTCTTCCATGGGGGCGTCCCAGTGGGAAGCGGCGACCATGCTTTTGACTTCGACGATATCGCCCAGAAACATGCGGACGAGGTCGAGGAGGTGTATGCCCTGATCGAGGAGGATGCCGCCACCCGCGAGGACCGGGTCGCGCCGCCAGGCCTCGCCGGGATCGGCCTTGCCGTAGACGCCGCGAATCCAGAGGATATCGCCCAGGCGTCCGCTGTTGGCGATGCGGTGGGCTTCCTGGATGCCGGCGTGGAAGCGGTGGTTGAAGCCGAAGGCGAGGCGGAGGTGGGGCCGGGCGGCCTCGGCGACGCGAATGCGCTCGATGTCCTCCACCGTGCAGCCCGGCGGCTTTTCGGCGAGGACGTGTTTTCCCGCTTCCAGGGCGGCGACGATTGCGCCGGGGGTGTGCCGGTTCGGCGTGCAGACGAAGACGGCGTCCGCGTCCGACGCGAGCAGATCCTGGAGGGAGGCCGCGCGGGGGACCTCCGGGAATTGCGCGGCGAATCGCTCCGGATCGGGATCGAAGGCGCTGACGATGGCGACATCGTCCCGCTGCTGGAGGGTTTGCGCGCGGAGACGCCCCATTTTGCCGAGCCCGACGATGGCGGCCCGTATGGGAGCGGGGGCGGTCATCCGTGGTGGAGGTACTTCCCGCGGGACATGGCGATGTAGGTAATGACGACGTGTCCGAGGATGTTGAAGACGTCCTCGACGGGTCCGTATTCGTCCTTCGTGGTGGGGATGACCACGGATATTTTGCATTTTTGGGCGAGGCGTCCGCCGTCGAATCCGGCGTAGGCGATGGTGGTGGCGCCGTTGGCGTTGGCGTAGTCGACGGCCTGGATGAGATTTTCGCTGTTGCCGCTGACGGACATGGCGAGGACCACATCGCCCGGCCGCATGTGGACCCGGAGCTGGTGGGAGAAGATATGATCGAATCCGGCGTCGTTGCCCAGGGCGGTGACGGTGGCGACGTTGTCGGAGAGGCACAGGGTGCGCAGCTTTGGTTTGTCGTCGAGGTAGCAGCCGGCGACGAGGTCGTTGACGAGGTGCGAGGCGGAGGCGGCGCTTCCGCCATTGGCCATGCTGAAGAGGGTGTTTCCGCGCTGGCTGCACTGCTCTATGGCGTCGATGGTCGCGGCGATGGCGTTTTTATCGAGCTGGTTGAGAAGGCCGGTGAGGCGATCGAAGTAGGATTGGGTGTAGGCCTGCGCGGAGGGTGCGGCGGCGTGTAGTTCGGCGAGTTTGTACAAGGGGTGGCTCCGGGGTGGGGGTGGGGGATTACAGGGACAGCAGGGACAGCAGGGACTTTAGGGAGCTGAACCTGAGGGGGTTGAGGGAGCTAAAGGACCTGAGGGCCCCAAAGGGCCCACCGGCCCCTTGAGCCCCAAGGGGCCTGGGGGACGCAACGTGCGTGGGGAATTTCAGGGGCTTGTGGGGGCGGCTGGCGATTCTCATGTGCTGGCCTTTTTCAGGGCGAGGCGGACGTGGGAACTCAGGCGGTGCTTCTGTAGAAATTCCTGGAAGTCCGCGTGGGCGCGGGGTCCGCGATCACCGATGAGGATCTTAATGAACGGCGGCAGCACGATGGACGGGTCGGCGGCGCTTGCGTGCGCGACGAGTTCGACATCGAGCTGTCCGGGGGTGCTTAATTCGATGATATCGAAGCCGGCGCGGGTAGCGAGGTGCTCAAGTCCGGCGATTGACAGCAGGTTCAAGTGTTCCGGCACGAAGATGTAGGGGGCTTTTTCGCCGAGAATTTGCAGGTCGAAGCCGGAGCACGTTCGGGTGGTGAGGAACAGGAGTCCGCCGGGGTTCAGGCGTGTGGCGATGGCGTGCAGGAGTTCGAGGGGCGCGTGCTGGTGCTCAAGTTTCTCGAAGGCGCTGATGGCGTCGAGCGCGAGTGGCGAATCCAGGCGCGCCTCGGCGACCGGGGTTTTGCAGCGACCGGCGACGGGGTTCCAGGGGGCGATGGCGTACAGGGGACCGAAGCAGCCGAGGTCCGCGATCTCGTCGAAGAGTTCCGGAGCGTAGGTGCGGCAGTCCGCGTAGGCCGCGCCCGGGGGCAGGCCGGTCTCCGCGACAATCCGCGCGATCCAGGCGGCATTGGCGCGCAGCAGGTGGTGGCGCCGTTGCGCGGCGGCGCCTTCGGCGAAGCGGGAGGCGCGGAAACGGCTGGCCTCCGACTCGGCGTGGTAGCGCTTGAGGGCGTCCGCGCGGGGGCGGGGCGATACATAGCGGCTCTGGCACTGCCCGCAATCCTGAAAATGGTATCCGTCCTTCTCGAAGGCGTACGCCGGGTTATCCGCGCCGCACGCGGGGCATGGGACCTGTTCCAGGGCGTCGGGCGCACCGAAGAAGGCGGCGGCATCCCGAAGCGAAAGCTGTTTGAAGGCTTCCAGCAGGTCCGGCGGGCGGATGTCGGCGTCGTGCAGTCCGCTGGAGACGACCGTGTGTTTTACGATGCGGCTCGGGCCGGGCATGGCGCGCTCCTGAAGGTTGCGGGGGTTGGAAAAGGGGTAGGAATATTACATCACAGGGCGTGGAGGCCGATCAACGGCGGGGCGTCACAGTGTGGGGCGGACGGGGCGGTGGCGGAACTCCATGGGGTGTTTCGGTATAGTATCAGCCTCAGGGGCGTCACTGCGGGCGCCTGGAAGTGTTGCAGCGAAGGGAGCGATTGACATGTCCGACCCTGAAATTCCCGATGCCGTTCAATCCGAAAGCGGGGAGGGCGGGCTGACCGCCGGACAGCGCGGTGGCGAGGAAGCGATCGTCGAGTGGGGTGGACAGAGTGGACCGAGTGGACCGAGTGGACCGAGTGGACCGAGTGGGCCGAGTGGGCCGAGTGGACCCGGCGGGGAGCGCTTCGTTGCGCCGGCGGTCTCGCGGGATCTGCCCGAGCTGGTTCAGCCGCTTGACCGGGATCGGGCGGGGACACTGCTGCTGGCCGCGCTGGGGATGGGGGTGCTGGGGAATATCCTGATCTTTCCGGATCTGCTTGGCGCGGGGGCCACGCTGTGGGCGGTGGCGCTGCTGGCGGGGCTTGCGTGGAGCATACGCCGGCGTCGGCCCGACGGCGGGGCCGGGGCAAATGTGGGATTGATTGGCGGGGGGAAGTTCGCGGTGCGCGGGTTGGATGGGCTGTTTCTGCTCGCACTTGCGGCGGCGCTTTGCGCCAGCTGGCGGGACGCGCCTTTCCTTCGGGTTTGCAGCGTATTGCTTTTCTTTCTGACGGTGATCTGGATACAGCTTTTGGTCAACGGCATTCGCCTTTTTCCCGCGCCCACGGTGGTGGCGGCGATGCACGTGCAGCGCACGCTGTACGCCTGGCTGCTCTTGCCCGTGTTTCAATTGCAACTAGCGCGCGCGGCTCGCCGGGAGCGCGGCCGCGGCCTGTTTGACGGCACGTTGAAGGGCGTTATCATCGCGTGTGTGCTGGTGCTTTTCTTTGGCGCGTTGCTGGGCCGCGCCGACGCACGGTTCAGCGCGCTCTTGTCCTCGTTTACGGATGCGAACTGGGCGACGTGGTTTCGGCACGTGTTCTGGATTGCGGCGTTCTTCGGGCTGGCGCTGGTGGTGTGGACCAACCGGCCGCGGGCGCATCCGTCGTTCTGGTATGGGGAGCCGGAGGAACTTCTGACTGAAATGAAAGCGAAGGGGCTTGCCCTGGCGCGGCTGGACCTGTTGATACCGATGGCGGCGCTCGATGTGCTGTTTGGCGCTTTCGTGGCCGTGCAGTTGGGCTATTTCTTTGGCGGCGATGCGTATGTCCAGGAGACGGCCGGGGTTTCTTATGCCGCGTATGCGCGCCGGGGTTTCTTCGAGTTGGCGGCGGTGGCGGCGCTGGTGTTGCCGATGCAACTGCTTTTCGACTGGTGGCTGCGGAATGAAAGCGCCGGGGCCCGGCGCGTTTTCCAGCTCCTCGCGGGGATCCAGGCGGCGCTGCTGCTTTGCATCCTGGCGTCGGCGGCCCACCGCATGGCGATCTATCAGGAGGTCTATGGCCTGACCCGGCTGCGGGTATACGCGAGCGCGGGCATTGCGTGGATCGGAATGGGAATTGTATGGCACACGCTCACTGTGTTGCGGGATCGGCGGGATTCTTTCCTGATGGGGCCGATGGCGGCGGCGGTGGCGCTTTTTCTTGCGGTGCAGGTGATGAATCCCGATGCCTTGATCGCGCGGGTGAATATTGAGCGGATGAAGGCCAATGCGACCGCGGTTGAGGCGCCTGAGGAAGGGCGTGTACGCCGGCAGGGCGGCAGCGGCGCGGTGCAGCTGGATGTGGCGTATCTTCGGGTGCTGAGCCTGGATGCGGCGCCGGTGCTGGAGGGCGCCCTGGCGCAGTTGCCGGAGAATGAGCGCGGACTGCTGGTGGTCCACCTCGCGGCGCAGCGGGACCGCGTTGCGAGGGCGGGGCTGCGCGCGTGGAGTTGGAGCCGCGCGCGGGCGGGGGATTGAATATTGGGGAAGCGCTCGTATGGGGTGGTGGGGCTGGATGCGGGGTTGGTGTTGCTCCAGGCACACGAACGCGCCCGGGGCGCGATCGCGTGGCACAGGGGCGCCCGCGCGGCAGCGGAGCGTGTGAGGCAGCCTGGTGGTGGCGTGGGCGGGCTATGTGGCAAACGGGGATGCTGTGCCTGGCGCCTTCAGCGCTCGTTCCAGACGAGCTGGTTGAGGAGTTCGGGCTGGTTTTTTGCGGCCCATAGCTTCAGGAGGACCATGGCGAGGGTGTCGCCGCGGGTGATGGCTTCGTAGTGGTCGTGCCTGGCGCTGGCGCGCGGGAGGGGGCCGCTGTCGAAGAAGATGCGGAGGGCTTCGCCGGCGAAGTATTCGGCGCGGGCGAGGTATGCGGGGTCCTGTTCGAGGAGGTGGCACTGGATCATGAGCTCGATGGCGTCGGCGAGGGCGCCGGGGTAGAGCGGGATCGTGGTGTCGGGCGCGCTGTCGAGGTATCGCGCGGCGGCGGCGCGGGCGAGTTCCCGGTATCCGGCGATGGGCCGCTGGGCGTAGCGGAGGAGGCACATGTTGGCGAGCTGGGCGTCGGTCGCCTCGCCGTAGCCGGTGGCCCAGGGTCGGGAGAAGCTGCCGGGCTCCAGGGTTTCGGTGTGGGCGGTGGTGGCGAAGCCGCGCCCGCCGGGGGCGAGGTCGTGCGCGAGGTTGAGGTAAACGCGGTCGGATTTTTCGGCGCAGGCGCGCATGCGTGCGGCGGTGGCGGCGGGCACGCGGGCGGCGCCGTCTTCCAGATCAATGGCGAGGGAGAGGTTGCTTGACGGCCAGATCATCATGCCTTTGGAGCGATCGGCGCTTTCGGCGGGGAGGGCGCCGGAAACGGGGTGGCGGCGGCCTTCGAAGTAGCCCACGAGGGTCTTGATGTGTTCGAGGTAGGCGGGGTTCTCGGTGGCGGCCCAGGCGTGCGCCCAGGTGGCGATGTAGAAGCCGCCGTGGCGGGGGTATTCGTCCTTTGTACCGGTGCGGTGGGCGGTGAAGCCGGCGTGGCGGGAGAAGGCTCCGGTGGCGTGGTCGCCGATCTGGTGCTCCCAGAGGCCGGTGGCGAATTGTGCAGCGGCTTCGGGCGCGAGGGAATA
This is a stretch of genomic DNA from Candidatus Hydrogenedentota bacterium. It encodes these proteins:
- a CDS encoding SIS domain-containing protein, yielding MYKLAELHAAAPSAQAYTQSYFDRLTGLLNQLDKNAIAATIDAIEQCSQRGNTLFSMANGGSAASASHLVNDLVAGCYLDDKPKLRTLCLSDNVATVTALGNDAGFDHIFSHQLRVHMRPGDVVLAMSVSGNSENLIQAVDYANANGATTIAYAGFDGGRLAQKCKISVVIPTTKDEYGPVEDVFNILGHVVITYIAMSRGKYLHHG
- a CDS encoding Gfo/Idh/MocA family oxidoreductase yields the protein MTAPAPIRAAIVGLGKMGRLRAQTLQQRDDVAIVSAFDPDPERFAAQFPEVPRAASLQDLLASDADAVFVCTPNRHTPGAIVAALEAGKHVLAEKPPGCTVEDIERIRVAEAARPHLRLAFGFNHRFHAGIQEAHRIANSGRLGDILWIRGVYGKADPGEAWRRDPVLAGGGILLDQGIHLLDLVRMFLGDIVEVKSMVAASHWDAPMEDNAFALLRDAAGRIAQVHSSSTQWKHRFTFEVYLQRGYLSVDGILSGSRRYGDETLTIARRPSEGGGPPLEETMYFDEDPSWAAEIDAFLACVRNNTPVCSGSSEQALKAMELVHAIYRDDPAFLRAIDAPQPGDATP
- a CDS encoding hydroxyacid dehydrogenase — protein: MSLTVAIGPSTFAEKDPEPLRMLEAAGVQVKPNPCGRRLTESEIIAHLQGVDGLIAGLEPLNRAVLQAAHPRLKALARVGIGVANVDFDAAREFGVRVSSTPEGPIDAVAEMTLAALLTLARGIVPANDALHHGEWAKSIGLGLRGATVLLVGCGRIGSRVAELLQAFGADVLAADPALNPDSAPPGVKIVSIEDGFQRADMISLHASGEACLLNANAFARMNYGVLLLNSARGGLVDESALLGALDSGKVKGAWFDAFWEEPYTGPLTRYPQVLLTPHTATYTVQCRRRMETDAVRNLLRDLDIAPKAIAIPPEIPP
- a CDS encoding class I SAM-dependent methyltransferase, whose product is MPGPSRIVKHTVVSSGLHDADIRPPDLLEAFKQLSLRDAAAFFGAPDALEQVPCPACGADNPAYAFEKDGYHFQDCGQCQSRYVSPRPRADALKRYHAESEASRFRASRFAEGAAAQRRHHLLRANAAWIARIVAETGLPPGAAYADCRTYAPELFDEIADLGCFGPLYAIAPWNPVAGRCKTPVAEARLDSPLALDAISAFEKLEHQHAPLELLHAIATRLNPGGLLFLTTRTCSGFDLQILGEKAPYIFVPEHLNLLSIAGLEHLATRAGFDIIELSTPGQLDVELVAHASAADPSIVLPPFIKILIGDRGPRAHADFQEFLQKHRLSSHVRLALKKAST
- the aat gene encoding leucyl/phenylalanyl-tRNA--protein transferase; translation: MPVFQLTRHIAFPPVHLAEDGLLAVGGDLSEARLLLAYRSGIFPWYSRGEPLLWWSPDPRMVLFPEDFHCSRRLARTIRQRPFEITIDRAFDRVIRACAETPRGGQDGTWITPAMETAYIRLNQHGYAHSLECWENGELAGGLYGVAIGGMFFGESMFSRRDDASKIAMYTLSRAARAWGIPMIDCQVANPHLARLGAREIPRREFCRLLREGLNTPLRANAWRELPDD
- a CDS encoding YhcH/YjgK/YiaL family protein, producing the protein MIAARLADWRHYFQGPVWESAFTFLEQLPVGSPDNDGLVPIPDSALRYRVMSYPTRGPEGGVIEAHDTHVDIQMSLVGAEAIDWYERSGLVASQPYDAENDYVLFEKPASITGSVINAPGYFSVYFPEDAHMAQQLVGGVVETVRKVVIKVPLSLVRPAR
- a CDS encoding DUF4173 domain-containing protein, with translation MSDPEIPDAVQSESGEGGLTAGQRGGEEAIVEWGGQSGPSGPSGPSGPSGPSGPSGPGGERFVAPAVSRDLPELVQPLDRDRAGTLLLAALGMGVLGNILIFPDLLGAGATLWAVALLAGLAWSIRRRRPDGGAGANVGLIGGGKFAVRGLDGLFLLALAAALCASWRDAPFLRVCSVLLFFLTVIWIQLLVNGIRLFPAPTVVAAMHVQRTLYAWLLLPVFQLQLARAARRERGRGLFDGTLKGVIIACVLVLFFGALLGRADARFSALLSSFTDANWATWFRHVFWIAAFFGLALVVWTNRPRAHPSFWYGEPEELLTEMKAKGLALARLDLLIPMAALDVLFGAFVAVQLGYFFGGDAYVQETAGVSYAAYARRGFFELAAVAALVLPMQLLFDWWLRNESAGARRVFQLLAGIQAALLLCILASAAHRMAIYQEVYGLTRLRVYASAGIAWIGMGIVWHTLTVLRDRRDSFLMGPMAAAVALFLAVQVMNPDALIARVNIERMKANATAVEAPEEGRVRRQGGSGAVQLDVAYLRVLSLDAAPVLEGALAQLPENERGLLVVHLAAQRDRVARAGLRAWSWSRARAGD